Proteins encoded together in one Planctopirus ephydatiae window:
- a CDS encoding LPS-assembly protein LptD, translating into MKGYLRLSIWVFIGLVGLLLAITGIGGGAHLWARTTALQESISLSADWLQEWEQGREHIGLFRGHCRITQGATTWQADKMVVWVESADVDSTIVEDRLVIWLEGNVQEISATGHRTDSSRLLKLRTIAGVDLSVRGRVSDQPAIDDALYIRALKQRLAGTPEAALARSELLQTQLTVDPPALTIPPGSGNSGFANPGVMTPQFGQPAPLMNNSPTPAAMRRVRIFPRSAVPFDVRSFRNENTLPPEQVVQLTGGVTIIVDGIERVGVIDLSADNAVIWTTALGKEEFSTESLQTGDTPYQVYLEGNIVIRQGENIVRATRAFYDAREDRALILDAELKSIIPDQQGLTVRVRAESIRQLSRDSFQARNAYVTTSQLGEPVYRIQSSDIFIDQRTWSPWSQPTVDPETGLLKPNTIPWVTAQNNAFVFGSVPLLYAPVISGPAEDPNIPIQGFTFGQDNIFGSQIRTRWDAFQIFGLQKPADTRWTLEADYLSDRGPFLATDGKYRGLDNYGNSFFGQGLAAYVNDGGVDNLGLGRRDLAFPNANRGIVDAQHRHQFLNGIELQAEAGYASDRNFREQYYEQQFDTGKDLEMYLGMTQRYDQLAWSIWGRPSVNDFEYTTQWLPRGDLFVLGTPLLSNILSYSSHSSLGYAQLDNAAPPPDPNDLFTPLPYYTDANGLVAMTRHAIEAPFQLGELMLAPYAMGEAAFWSDGFTNDSVDRFYGRAGLRANLQMWRVYPYVQSDLYNLNGLAHRMNFGADYGYAASSRSLSEIPQWNEFDDNSQERFRERLVVNTFGGVLPNVFEPRNYAVRSGAATGVADPYHELVDDQQVLALAWTHRLQTKVGPPERLRIKDWMTLDLGVNYYPDASRDNFGESFGLFNARYAWYVGDRTSIHASTLLDFFDDGQKIFNVGVLTQRSVRGSAYVGFRQVDGGALLSQILTASYSYQMSPKWISTAGTAYDVGEGQNRGQSLTITRVGESFLVHLGASYDASKNNPGIAISIEPKLGNRKTSPTMISPLMGAGF; encoded by the coding sequence GTGAAGGGCTATCTCAGACTATCGATCTGGGTCTTCATAGGACTCGTGGGATTGCTGCTGGCAATCACGGGGATCGGTGGCGGTGCGCACCTCTGGGCACGCACAACAGCTCTTCAAGAATCCATCAGTCTCTCGGCTGACTGGCTCCAGGAATGGGAACAGGGACGCGAGCACATTGGGCTGTTCCGTGGTCATTGCCGGATCACTCAAGGGGCGACCACGTGGCAGGCCGACAAAATGGTCGTCTGGGTCGAAAGTGCCGATGTCGATAGCACGATCGTCGAAGATCGACTGGTGATCTGGCTGGAAGGGAATGTGCAGGAAATCTCGGCCACTGGTCATCGTACCGATTCTTCCAGGCTGCTGAAGCTGAGGACGATTGCCGGGGTTGACCTCTCGGTTCGAGGTCGAGTCAGTGATCAGCCCGCGATTGATGACGCACTATATATAAGGGCGCTCAAGCAGCGGTTAGCCGGGACTCCTGAAGCTGCCCTGGCGCGCAGTGAACTCCTCCAGACACAACTGACGGTCGATCCTCCGGCCCTCACCATACCGCCGGGTTCCGGGAATTCCGGGTTTGCCAATCCAGGTGTCATGACGCCTCAGTTTGGCCAGCCTGCTCCCTTGATGAACAATTCGCCCACTCCAGCCGCCATGCGGCGAGTGAGGATCTTCCCGCGCAGTGCCGTTCCTTTCGATGTTCGCAGTTTCCGCAATGAGAACACATTACCGCCTGAGCAGGTCGTGCAGTTGACCGGTGGTGTGACGATCATCGTCGATGGCATAGAGCGTGTGGGGGTGATCGACCTTTCCGCGGATAACGCGGTCATCTGGACGACTGCCCTGGGTAAAGAAGAGTTCTCGACAGAATCTCTCCAGACAGGTGATACGCCTTATCAGGTCTATCTCGAAGGGAACATTGTCATCCGGCAAGGTGAGAATATTGTTCGCGCCACGCGTGCCTTCTACGATGCCCGCGAAGATCGCGCTCTCATTCTCGACGCCGAACTGAAGAGCATCATTCCTGATCAGCAGGGGCTGACGGTACGAGTCCGGGCGGAATCCATTCGCCAGCTTTCCCGCGATTCGTTCCAGGCCCGCAATGCCTATGTTACGACGAGTCAGTTGGGCGAACCGGTTTACCGGATTCAATCCAGCGATATTTTCATCGATCAAAGGACATGGTCTCCCTGGTCACAGCCGACGGTGGATCCAGAGACAGGCTTACTGAAGCCGAACACGATCCCGTGGGTCACAGCTCAGAACAATGCCTTTGTTTTTGGAAGTGTGCCGTTGCTCTATGCTCCGGTGATCTCAGGGCCGGCAGAAGATCCGAACATCCCGATTCAAGGTTTCACCTTCGGTCAGGATAATATTTTCGGCTCGCAGATTCGCACCCGATGGGATGCCTTTCAGATCTTTGGTCTGCAGAAACCAGCCGATACTCGGTGGACTCTCGAAGCGGATTACCTTTCGGATCGCGGGCCATTCCTGGCCACTGATGGCAAATACCGTGGACTTGATAATTATGGCAACAGCTTCTTTGGCCAGGGCCTGGCGGCTTATGTCAATGATGGCGGCGTCGATAACCTCGGCCTTGGCCGGCGCGATCTCGCCTTCCCGAATGCCAACCGCGGGATTGTCGATGCCCAGCATCGGCATCAGTTTCTCAACGGGATCGAACTCCAGGCGGAAGCTGGCTACGCCAGCGACCGCAACTTCCGCGAACAGTATTACGAGCAGCAGTTCGACACGGGCAAAGATCTCGAAATGTATCTGGGGATGACTCAAAGATACGATCAGCTGGCATGGTCCATCTGGGGTCGGCCGAGTGTGAATGATTTCGAATACACCACACAGTGGTTACCGCGAGGCGATCTGTTTGTGCTGGGTACTCCCCTGCTCTCCAACATCCTGAGCTACAGCTCGCACAGTTCGCTTGGTTATGCCCAGCTCGATAATGCGGCACCACCACCGGACCCCAACGATCTCTTCACTCCGCTCCCTTATTACACAGATGCCAATGGTCTGGTGGCCATGACAAGGCATGCTATCGAAGCACCATTCCAGCTGGGAGAGCTGATGCTCGCTCCTTACGCCATGGGCGAAGCGGCTTTCTGGAGTGATGGCTTTACGAATGATTCCGTCGACCGGTTCTATGGCCGGGCGGGCTTAAGGGCCAATCTGCAGATGTGGCGGGTCTACCCATATGTGCAGAGCGATCTCTATAACTTGAATGGCCTGGCTCACCGCATGAATTTCGGAGCTGACTATGGTTATGCGGCCAGCAGCAGAAGTCTCAGTGAGATCCCCCAGTGGAATGAATTCGATGACAACTCGCAGGAGCGATTCCGCGAACGTCTGGTCGTGAACACTTTCGGTGGCGTACTGCCCAATGTCTTCGAACCGCGAAATTATGCCGTTCGATCTGGTGCCGCCACAGGTGTCGCCGATCCTTACCACGAGCTGGTGGATGATCAGCAGGTTCTGGCACTCGCATGGACACATCGATTGCAGACGAAAGTCGGACCTCCGGAACGATTGCGGATTAAAGACTGGATGACACTCGATCTGGGGGTCAACTACTATCCGGATGCAAGTCGAGATAACTTTGGGGAATCGTTCGGCCTCTTCAATGCCCGCTATGCCTGGTATGTAGGTGATCGCACCAGTATTCATGCCAGTACGTTGCTCGACTTCTTTGACGATGGCCAAAAGATCTTCAACGTCGGTGTGCTGACTCAGCGCAGCGTTCGCGGCAGTGCTTACGTGGGCTTCCGACAGGTCGATGGTGGTGCCCTGCTCAGCCAGATTCTGACGGCCAGCTACAGCTATCAGATGAGTCCCAAGTGGATCTCCACGGCGGGAACTGCTTACGACGTGGGTGAAGGTCAGAATCGCGGCCAGTCGCTCACAATTACTCGAGTCGGCGAATCGTTCCTGGTTCACCTGGGAGCCAGTTACGACGCCAGTAAAAACAACCCCGGGATCGCCATTTCGATTGAACCCAAGCTGGGCAATCGAAAGACATCCCCGACCATGATCAGCCCTTTGATGGGGGCAGGCTTCTAA
- the ruvX gene encoding Holliday junction resolvase RuvX, producing MPQDSPISGEQPEEGQSASEQAFPREGCLLGVDYGQKRVGLAISTFEQTLAMPMEIYQRKSESVDREWFKATCLDYRVAGLVVGLPLHTSGEESELSQEARQFGEWLARCTSLPLRYWDERYTSVSAELLLWQDGVFPRSGNKPASGRTSKKSPGAGHSSPQNRAKKKTPVSPVDKLAAHMILTAFLAAENRELWSNSR from the coding sequence ATGCCACAGGATTCTCCAATCTCTGGTGAGCAGCCGGAAGAAGGCCAGTCGGCGAGTGAGCAGGCATTTCCTCGCGAAGGGTGTCTCCTGGGAGTTGACTACGGCCAGAAGCGGGTGGGTCTGGCGATCTCGACATTCGAGCAGACTTTGGCCATGCCCATGGAGATCTATCAGCGTAAGTCTGAGTCGGTTGATCGGGAATGGTTTAAGGCCACCTGTCTCGATTACCGCGTCGCAGGTTTGGTTGTGGGTCTGCCACTCCATACCAGTGGTGAAGAAAGTGAGCTCTCGCAGGAAGCTCGGCAATTCGGTGAATGGCTGGCTCGCTGCACGAGCCTGCCACTTCGATACTGGGATGAGCGATACACCTCGGTCTCGGCAGAACTGCTGTTGTGGCAGGATGGAGTTTTTCCACGCTCTGGCAACAAACCAGCCAGTGGGCGAACCTCTAAAAAATCCCCAGGTGCTGGTCACTCCTCACCTCAGAATCGTGCGAAGAAAAAAACTCCCGTCAGCCCGGTGGATAAGCTCGCTGCTCACATGATTCTGACCGCGTTTCTGGCAGCCGAAAATCGGGAACTGTGGTCGAACTCGCGGTGA